A portion of the Sandaracinobacteroides saxicola genome contains these proteins:
- a CDS encoding TonB-dependent receptor: protein MFEKRKAAFAWAMAGTALASLSSPVLAQTAAADSAGLDDIIVTAQKRSENLQDVPISVQAFGTKKIEQLGIANFQDYAKLLPSVSFQSAAPGYTTVYMRGIASGGDGNHSGPLPSVGVYLDEQPVTTIGGALDVHIYDIERIEALAGPQGTLYGASSQAGTLRIITNKPQIGVLKSGWDIEGNFVAKGSVGGKAEGFVNIPLGSNAAARITAFYKRDAGFIDNVPGTLRFPTSGITINNNALVKKNANTNDTYGGRAALKIDLDDEWEITPTIMGQESRQSGNFAYDPTVGDLQVKRFYPDYSKDRWYQAALTVKGKIGNFDLTYAGAYMERKRDTLVDYSDYSFFYDTIYFQDPSFNFGDYYRNNAGQLINPSQITKGRDRYSKMSHELRIASPSDQRLRGQIGAYIARQTHNIRQEYNVVDIADALKVSGTANSVWLTQQYRVDRDQALFGELTFDITDNLTLSGGIRGYKFNNTLVGFFGYGPNSPFGSSGQGQCAGRPAVVEGSPCTNLSASTTDLSPKQSKDSGTTQRVNLQWKPVEDVMLYGTYSTGFRPGGVNRRGTLPPYGADTLKNFEFGWKTQFADNAVRWNGAVFFQKWNNFQFSFLGQNGLTVIANAAKARVNGVETDLSWAVGNGFTLSGAAAYIDAKLADNYCGTLNADGSPQTNCATPQAPKGTRLPVTSEYKFNVNGRYEFDLMGGTGHAMAGVAYQSDATSDLRVLQNGIIGNRGAYTTVDVALGWKNEGWSAELFARNLFDSRGDATRYTACAPTTCSRVYVVPIQPLTVGIRVGQRF from the coding sequence ATGTTCGAGAAGCGTAAAGCGGCTTTTGCCTGGGCCATGGCGGGAACCGCGCTGGCGAGCCTGTCCTCGCCGGTGCTGGCGCAGACCGCGGCGGCGGACAGCGCCGGGCTGGATGACATCATCGTGACGGCGCAGAAGCGCAGCGAGAATTTGCAGGATGTGCCGATCAGTGTGCAGGCGTTCGGCACGAAGAAGATCGAACAGCTGGGGATCGCCAACTTCCAGGACTATGCCAAGCTGCTGCCCTCGGTGAGTTTCCAGTCGGCGGCGCCGGGTTACACCACGGTTTACATGCGTGGCATCGCCTCGGGCGGGGACGGCAACCACTCGGGGCCGCTGCCGTCGGTGGGCGTCTATCTGGACGAGCAGCCGGTGACGACGATCGGCGGCGCGCTGGACGTGCATATCTATGACATCGAGCGGATCGAGGCGCTGGCGGGGCCGCAGGGGACGCTGTACGGCGCCTCCAGCCAGGCCGGCACGCTGCGCATCATCACCAACAAGCCGCAGATCGGCGTGTTGAAGAGTGGCTGGGACATCGAGGGCAATTTCGTTGCCAAGGGCAGCGTCGGCGGCAAGGCCGAAGGCTTCGTCAACATCCCGCTGGGCAGCAATGCGGCGGCGCGGATCACCGCGTTTTACAAGCGGGACGCGGGCTTCATCGACAATGTGCCGGGGACGCTGCGCTTTCCCACGAGCGGCATCACCATCAACAACAATGCGCTGGTGAAGAAGAATGCCAACACCAACGACACCTATGGCGGGCGCGCGGCGCTGAAGATCGACCTGGACGACGAGTGGGAGATCACGCCGACGATCATGGGGCAGGAAAGCCGGCAGTCCGGCAATTTCGCCTATGACCCGACCGTGGGCGACCTTCAGGTGAAGCGTTTCTATCCGGATTACAGCAAGGACCGCTGGTATCAGGCGGCGCTGACGGTGAAGGGCAAGATCGGCAATTTCGACCTGACCTATGCCGGGGCGTACATGGAGCGGAAGCGCGACACGCTGGTGGACTACAGCGACTACAGCTTCTTCTATGACACCATCTATTTCCAGGATCCGTCGTTCAACTTCGGCGATTATTACCGCAACAATGCCGGCCAGCTGATCAATCCGAGCCAGATCACCAAGGGGCGGGACCGTTATTCGAAGATGAGCCATGAGCTGCGCATCGCCAGCCCGAGCGACCAGCGGTTGCGCGGTCAGATCGGTGCCTACATCGCGCGGCAGACGCACAATATCCGCCAGGAATATAATGTGGTCGACATCGCCGATGCGCTGAAGGTGAGCGGCACGGCGAACAGTGTGTGGCTGACGCAGCAATATCGGGTGGATCGCGACCAGGCGCTGTTCGGCGAGCTGACCTTCGACATCACCGACAATCTGACGCTGAGCGGCGGCATCCGCGGCTACAAGTTCAACAACACGCTGGTCGGCTTCTTCGGCTATGGCCCGAACAGTCCGTTCGGCAGCAGCGGGCAGGGGCAGTGCGCCGGGCGTCCGGCGGTGGTGGAGGGCTCGCCCTGCACCAACCTGTCGGCAAGCACCACCGACCTGAGCCCGAAACAGTCCAAGGACAGCGGCACGACGCAGAGGGTCAATTTGCAGTGGAAGCCGGTGGAGGATGTCATGCTCTATGGCACCTACTCGACCGGGTTCCGGCCGGGGGGTGTGAACCGGCGTGGCACGCTGCCGCCCTATGGCGCCGATACGCTGAAGAATTTCGAGTTCGGCTGGAAGACGCAGTTCGCCGACAATGCGGTGCGCTGGAACGGCGCGGTGTTCTTCCAGAAATGGAATAATTTCCAGTTCAGCTTCCTGGGGCAGAACGGCCTGACCGTGATCGCCAATGCGGCGAAGGCGCGCGTCAACGGCGTGGAGACCGACCTGAGCTGGGCGGTGGGCAATGGCTTCACGCTGTCGGGCGCGGCGGCTTATATCGATGCCAAGCTGGCGGACAATTACTGCGGCACGCTGAACGCCGATGGCTCGCCGCAGACCAACTGCGCGACGCCGCAGGCCCCCAAGGGTACGCGGCTGCCGGTGACGTCCGAATATAAGTTCAACGTGAACGGGCGCTATGAGTTCGACCTGATGGGCGGCACCGGCCATGCCATGGCGGGCGTTGCCTATCAGTCCGATGCGACCAGCGACCTCAGGGTGTTGCAGAACGGGATCATTGGCAACCGCGGTGCCTATACCACGGTGGATGTCGCGCTGGGCTGGAAGAATGAGGGCTGGAGCGCGGAGCTGTTCGCGCGCAACCTGTTCGACAGCCGGGGCGATGCGACACGCTATACCGCCTGCGCGCCGACGACGTGCAGCCGGGTCTATGTGGTGCCGATCCAGCCGTTGACGGTGGGGATTCGCGTGGGCCAGCGCTTCTAG
- a CDS encoding tetratricopeptide repeat-containing sulfotransferase family protein, translating to MTPEQTYAVRRLQGADSDPATLEAGAALAEGRLDVAQKLLRALLKADPLHVAAMRMLAELAIRLGRLKDAQHLLERAVDLVPGFHAARHNLALVHYRASRPELAIAECERILRADPQEPNARNLKAAALGQVGDYEGAVALYEPLLAKHPDMPKGWLSYGHALKTMGRRADCEAAYERAIALAPTLGEAWWSLANLKTHAFDEAALAAMRGALATPGLEVEDRLHFEFALGKALEDRGEVDASFAHYARGNALRAGQMGYDPAETTLHVDRQVARFSADFVARMAGRGCAAPDPIFIVGLPRAGSTLIEQILASHSMVEGTMELPDILALARRTAGEGGDYGPALETADLRALGAAFLERTRVHRRAGRPFFIDKMPNNFLHAGFIHLILPNARIIDARRHPLGCCFSAFKQHFARGQGFTYGLETVGRYYADYVRLMAHLTAVLPADRLTRVIYEDVVADLEGEVRRLLDWLGLPFEAQCLRFHENARAVRTASSEQVRRPIFSEGTDQWRRYAAHLGPLEAALGDVLQDWR from the coding sequence ATGACGCCTGAACAGACTTATGCCGTGCGACGGTTGCAGGGTGCGGACAGCGATCCCGCCACGCTGGAGGCGGGAGCCGCGCTGGCGGAGGGGCGGCTGGACGTGGCGCAGAAGCTGCTGCGGGCGCTGTTGAAGGCCGATCCGCTGCATGTGGCGGCGATGCGGATGCTCGCCGAGCTGGCGATCCGTCTGGGGCGGCTGAAGGATGCGCAGCATCTGCTGGAGCGGGCGGTGGACCTGGTGCCGGGGTTTCATGCGGCGCGGCACAATCTGGCGCTGGTGCATTATCGCGCGTCCCGCCCCGAACTGGCGATCGCGGAGTGCGAGCGGATTTTGCGCGCCGATCCGCAGGAGCCGAACGCGCGCAACCTGAAGGCGGCGGCGCTGGGGCAGGTGGGGGATTATGAGGGCGCGGTGGCGCTGTACGAGCCGCTGCTGGCAAAGCATCCCGACATGCCGAAGGGCTGGCTGAGCTATGGCCATGCGCTGAAGACGATGGGGCGGCGGGCGGACTGCGAGGCGGCCTATGAGCGGGCGATCGCGCTGGCGCCGACGCTGGGGGAGGCGTGGTGGAGCCTGGCCAACCTGAAGACCCATGCCTTTGACGAGGCGGCGCTGGCGGCGATGCGGGGGGCGCTGGCGACCCCGGGGCTGGAGGTGGAGGACCGGCTGCATTTCGAGTTCGCGCTGGGCAAGGCGCTGGAGGACCGGGGCGAGGTGGACGCGAGCTTCGCCCATTATGCGCGGGGCAATGCGCTGCGCGCCGGGCAGATGGGCTATGATCCGGCGGAGACGACCCTGCATGTCGACCGGCAGGTGGCGCGGTTCAGCGCGGACTTCGTGGCGCGGATGGCGGGGCGGGGGTGCGCGGCGCCGGACCCGATCTTCATCGTGGGGCTGCCGCGGGCGGGGTCGACGCTGATCGAGCAGATCCTGGCCAGCCATTCGATGGTCGAGGGGACGATGGAGCTGCCCGACATCCTGGCGCTGGCGCGGCGCACGGCGGGCGAGGGGGGAGACTATGGGCCGGCGCTGGAGACGGCGGACCTGCGGGCGCTGGGCGCGGCGTTTCTGGAGCGGACGCGGGTGCATCGGCGGGCGGGGCGGCCCTTTTTCATCGACAAGATGCCGAACAATTTCCTGCACGCCGGCTTCATCCACCTGATCCTGCCGAATGCCCGGATCATCGACGCGCGGCGGCATCCGCTGGGCTGCTGCTTCTCGGCGTTCAAGCAGCATTTCGCGCGCGGGCAGGGGTTCACCTATGGGCTGGAGACGGTGGGGCGATATTATGCCGACTATGTGCGGCTGATGGCACATCTGACCGCGGTGCTGCCGGCCGACCGGCTGACGCGGGTGATCTATGAGGATGTGGTTGCCGACCTGGAGGGCGAGGTGCGGCGGCTGCTGGACTGGCTGGGGCTGCCGTTCGAGGCGCAGTGCCTGCGCTTCCACGAGAATGCGCGGGCGGTGCGGACGGCATCGAGCGAGCAGGTGCGGCGGCCGATCTTCAGCGAGGGCACCGACCAGTGGCGGCGCTATGCCGCGCATCTGGGGCCGCTGGAGGCGGCGCTGGGGGATGTGTTGCAGGATTGGCGGTGA
- a CDS encoding aminopeptidase P family protein: MTPLARLRAELARRHLAGFVIPISDEHMSEYVGAYAQRLAFLTGFLGSAGSAAVTQRDAAMFVDGRYTLQVRTQVDGGLYEYRSVPAEPLIPWLAAHAHPGDRIGFDPWLHTRPWASEARAALAAVGATLVAVESNPIDAIWPDQPAPSTAPILVHDTLFAGETSAAKRAALAQTLRSLGADATVIAPLDSVAWLFNIRGSDVARTPVPRAFALLRADATATLFTDPAKLTPEVLAHLGPEVATAPYTALADALRSLAGQTVAADPATCVAAIFGALEGATILETRDLCALPKARKNPTEIEGTRAAHVRDGLALTRFLHWFDREAPNGQLDELIAQDKLESVRRESNLLKDLSFDSISAFGPNGAGPHYKSSPASNRRIAGDSLYLIDSGGQYPDGTTDVTRTLAVGSPSAEMRDRFTRVLKGHIALATARFPRGTRGIQLDTFARQFLWAAGLDYAHGTGHGVGSFLAVHEGPARIASAPGANGIDEPLAPGMILSNEPGFYQDGDYGIRIENLVLVTDHGDGTLGFETLTLAPIDTRLIDLSLMTDAELAWLNAYHARVADTHLPHLDPDAAQWLRAATAPLARPLARAA, translated from the coding sequence ATGACCCCGCTCGCCCGCCTCCGCGCCGAACTCGCCCGCCGCCACCTCGCCGGCTTCGTCATCCCGATCTCGGACGAGCATATGAGCGAATATGTCGGCGCCTATGCGCAGCGCCTCGCCTTCCTCACCGGCTTCCTGGGCAGCGCCGGCAGCGCCGCCGTCACGCAGCGCGACGCCGCCATGTTCGTCGACGGCCGCTACACGCTCCAGGTCCGCACCCAGGTCGACGGCGGCCTCTACGAATATCGCTCTGTCCCCGCCGAACCGCTCATCCCCTGGCTCGCCGCCCACGCCCATCCCGGCGACCGCATCGGCTTCGACCCCTGGCTGCACACCCGCCCCTGGGCCAGCGAAGCCCGCGCGGCCCTTGCCGCCGTCGGCGCCACACTGGTCGCGGTGGAGAGCAACCCCATCGACGCCATCTGGCCGGACCAGCCCGCCCCCTCCACCGCCCCCATCCTCGTCCACGACACGCTGTTCGCCGGCGAAACCAGCGCCGCCAAGCGCGCCGCGCTCGCGCAAACCCTGCGCAGCCTCGGCGCCGACGCCACCGTGATCGCGCCGCTGGACTCGGTCGCCTGGTTGTTCAACATCCGCGGCTCCGACGTCGCGCGCACCCCCGTCCCGCGCGCCTTCGCCCTGCTGCGCGCCGATGCCACCGCCACCCTCTTCACCGACCCCGCCAAACTCACGCCGGAGGTCCTTGCCCACCTCGGCCCCGAGGTCGCCACCGCCCCCTACACCGCGCTGGCCGACGCGCTGCGCAGCCTCGCCGGCCAGACCGTCGCCGCCGACCCCGCCACCTGCGTCGCCGCCATCTTCGGGGCGCTCGAGGGCGCAACCATCCTCGAAACCCGCGACCTGTGCGCGCTGCCCAAGGCGCGGAAAAACCCCACCGAGATCGAGGGCACCCGCGCCGCGCACGTCCGCGACGGCCTCGCCCTCACCCGCTTCCTGCACTGGTTCGACCGCGAGGCGCCGAACGGCCAGCTCGACGAACTGATCGCGCAGGACAAACTCGAATCCGTCCGCCGCGAATCCAACCTGCTGAAGGACCTCAGCTTCGACAGCATCTCCGCCTTCGGCCCCAACGGCGCCGGCCCGCATTACAAATCCAGCCCCGCCAGCAACCGGCGCATCGCGGGCGACAGCCTCTACCTGATCGACAGCGGCGGCCAGTATCCGGACGGCACCACCGACGTCACCCGCACGCTGGCCGTCGGCTCCCCCAGCGCCGAGATGCGCGACCGCTTCACCCGCGTGCTCAAGGGCCACATCGCGCTCGCCACGGCACGGTTTCCGCGCGGCACCCGCGGCATCCAGCTCGATACTTTCGCCCGCCAGTTCCTCTGGGCCGCCGGCCTCGACTATGCCCATGGCACCGGCCACGGCGTCGGCAGCTTCCTCGCCGTCCACGAAGGCCCCGCCCGCATCGCCAGCGCCCCCGGCGCCAACGGCATCGACGAACCGCTCGCGCCGGGCATGATCCTCTCCAACGAACCCGGTTTCTACCAGGACGGCGACTACGGCATCCGCATCGAGAATCTCGTCCTTGTCACCGATCATGGCGACGGCACGCTGGGTTTCGAAACCCTCACCCTCGCCCCCATCGACACCCGCCTCATCGACCTGTCGTTGATGACCGACGCCGAACTCGCCTGGCTCAACGCCTACCACGCCCGCGTCGCCGACACCCACCTGCCACACCTTGATCCCGACGCCGCCCAGTGGCTGCGCGCCGCCACCGCGCCGCTCGCCCGCCCCCTCGCGCGCGCCGCCTGA
- a CDS encoding calcium:proton antiporter, giving the protein MSAKALPLWSLAAPAAAWALLAAWFAGAGFTGPLALVAGLGLLGAVLAAVHHAEILALKLGEPFGTLLLALAVTVIEAGLIVTLMLADPEDTTALARDTVFAAVMIILTGVVGLCLMAGAARHHVQRFTVHGVNAALTTLAVLAVSVLVLPNFTVTTPGSTYAPSQLALIGLVSLLLYGTFVLVQTVRHRDYFLSDTAEDDVHSLIPSNRDTALAGLLLVVALVAVVLLAKALSPAIEANIDAAGAPKAALGVVIAALVLLPESVAAWSAARANRLQTSLNLALGSALATIGLTIPVIAALSLWFGWTLTLGLDPKEMVLLALTLLVSAISLATGRTTVMQGAAHLVLFALFLFLTFVP; this is encoded by the coding sequence ATGTCCGCCAAGGCCCTGCCGCTCTGGAGCCTCGCCGCGCCCGCCGCCGCCTGGGCGCTGCTCGCCGCCTGGTTCGCCGGCGCCGGCTTCACCGGTCCGCTGGCGCTCGTCGCTGGCCTCGGCCTCCTCGGCGCCGTGCTCGCCGCCGTCCACCACGCCGAAATCCTCGCGCTGAAACTCGGCGAACCCTTCGGCACGCTGCTGCTCGCCCTCGCCGTCACCGTGATCGAGGCCGGACTGATCGTCACGCTGATGCTCGCCGATCCCGAAGACACCACCGCGCTCGCCCGCGACACCGTGTTCGCCGCGGTGATGATCATCTTGACCGGCGTCGTCGGCCTCTGCCTGATGGCCGGCGCCGCCCGCCACCATGTCCAGCGCTTCACCGTGCACGGCGTCAACGCCGCGCTCACCACGCTCGCCGTGCTCGCCGTCAGCGTGCTGGTGCTCCCCAACTTCACCGTCACCACGCCCGGCAGCACCTACGCCCCCAGCCAGCTCGCCCTCATCGGCCTGGTGTCGCTGCTGCTCTACGGCACCTTCGTCCTGGTGCAGACGGTCCGCCACCGCGATTATTTCCTGTCCGACACCGCCGAGGATGACGTCCACAGCCTCATCCCCTCCAACCGGGATACCGCGCTCGCCGGCCTGCTGCTCGTCGTCGCGCTGGTCGCCGTCGTCCTGCTGGCCAAGGCGCTGTCCCCCGCGATCGAGGCCAACATCGACGCCGCCGGCGCCCCCAAGGCCGCGCTCGGCGTCGTCATCGCCGCCCTCGTCCTGCTGCCCGAAAGTGTCGCCGCCTGGAGCGCGGCGCGCGCCAACCGCCTGCAAACCAGCCTCAACCTGGCGCTGGGCAGCGCGCTCGCCACCATCGGCCTCACCATCCCCGTCATCGCCGCCCTGTCGCTCTGGTTCGGCTGGACCCTCACCCTCGGTCTCGATCCCAAGGAGATGGTGCTGCTCGCCCTCACCCTGCTCGTCTCGGCGATCTCGCTCGCCACCGGCCGCACCACCGTGATGCAGGGCGCCGCGCACCTGGTGCTGTTCGCCCTGTTCCTGTTCCTGACCTTCGTGCCATAA
- a CDS encoding TonB-dependent receptor domain-containing protein: protein MRAAVILALLLAAPATAQRAEDNIVTAATDAFGASIGRESIGLYDEGNVRGFSPETAGNIRIEGLYFDRRAFMTGRVRQGSTIHVGLTALDFLFPAPTGIADVSLYRAGAKPLLTLTTGVEPVYAPYAEAELQLPLADTLGATIGTGLYHDHYPNGGRGLFFSNAVTLRWNPAPGVEITPFWSQSDASSQTFGPLYAPAGDFLPQPVDRARYFGPRWAVASFLNSNYGLLAKADLGNDFRLESGLFRSIVSNRRTFGDLITGITPDGRGRQLIFADPPTRNASLSGEARLSKSFLTGAIAHRLHLSLRGRGVEQSFGGNDTLDLGPVTINTPSGAPAPAGFRFGTPTQDRVRQGTVGLAWEARWAGVGQLALGLQRSDYRKTVRLPGTAPVITRASPWLWNASLALTPTPRLTLYAGATRGLEENGIAPADAANRNAALPALETRQVDAGLRLALTKDLTLLAGLFSITKPYFARDPANLFTRQGDVRHRGAELSLSGSLAPGLTLVTGALFLDSSVSGPAVAGGAIGRRPVGRARFQGQLNLDWRPAPDHPWSFDAGLFHNSSTMATLNNRVSVPAVTTLDAGVRYRAKLGTRPVTLRVQALNLTNRFAWEVIDDGLYDVNTPRTVQFSITADI from the coding sequence ATGCGCGCCGCCGTCATCCTTGCCCTGCTGCTCGCCGCGCCCGCCACCGCCCAGCGCGCGGAGGACAATATCGTCACCGCTGCCACCGACGCCTTCGGCGCCTCCATCGGCCGCGAATCGATCGGGCTTTACGACGAGGGCAATGTCCGCGGCTTCTCCCCCGAAACCGCCGGCAACATCCGCATCGAGGGCCTGTATTTCGACCGCCGCGCCTTCATGACCGGCCGCGTGCGCCAGGGCAGCACCATCCACGTCGGCCTCACCGCGCTCGATTTCCTCTTCCCCGCCCCCACCGGCATCGCCGATGTCAGCCTGTATCGCGCCGGCGCGAAACCGCTCCTCACCCTCACCACCGGCGTCGAACCCGTCTATGCGCCCTACGCCGAGGCCGAGCTGCAACTGCCGCTCGCCGACACGCTGGGCGCCACGATCGGCACCGGCCTGTATCACGACCATTACCCCAACGGCGGCCGCGGCCTCTTCTTCTCCAACGCCGTCACGCTGCGCTGGAACCCCGCCCCCGGCGTCGAGATCACCCCCTTCTGGAGCCAGTCCGACGCCAGCAGCCAGACCTTCGGCCCGCTTTATGCCCCCGCCGGCGATTTCCTGCCGCAACCCGTCGACCGCGCGCGCTATTTCGGCCCGCGCTGGGCCGTCGCCAGCTTCCTCAACAGCAATTACGGCCTCCTCGCCAAGGCCGATCTCGGCAATGATTTCCGCCTCGAATCCGGCCTGTTCCGCTCCATCGTTAGCAACCGCCGCACCTTCGGCGACCTCATCACCGGCATCACGCCCGACGGTCGCGGCCGCCAGCTCATCTTCGCCGACCCCCCCACCCGCAACGCCAGCCTCAGTGGAGAGGCCCGCCTGTCGAAATCCTTCCTGACCGGTGCCATCGCCCACCGCCTGCACCTGTCGCTGCGCGGTCGCGGCGTCGAACAGAGCTTCGGCGGCAACGACACGCTCGACCTCGGCCCCGTCACCATCAACACGCCCTCCGGCGCCCCCGCTCCCGCCGGCTTCCGCTTCGGCACCCCCACACAGGACCGCGTCCGCCAGGGCACGGTGGGCCTCGCATGGGAAGCGCGCTGGGCCGGCGTCGGCCAGCTCGCCCTCGGCCTGCAACGCAGCGACTATCGCAAGACCGTGCGCCTGCCCGGCACAGCGCCCGTCATCACCCGCGCCTCCCCCTGGCTCTGGAACGCCAGCCTCGCCCTCACCCCCACGCCGCGCCTCACCCTCTACGCCGGCGCCACCCGCGGTCTGGAGGAGAACGGCATCGCGCCTGCCGACGCCGCCAACCGCAACGCGGCGCTCCCGGCGCTCGAAACCCGCCAGGTCGATGCCGGCCTCCGCCTCGCCCTCACCAAGGACCTCACCCTGCTTGCCGGCCTGTTCAGCATCACCAAACCCTATTTCGCCCGCGACCCCGCCAACCTCTTCACCCGCCAGGGGGACGTCCGCCACCGCGGCGCCGAACTCTCGCTCTCCGGCAGCCTTGCCCCCGGCCTCACCCTCGTCACCGGCGCGCTCTTCCTGGACTCCAGCGTCAGCGGCCCGGCGGTTGCCGGCGGCGCCATCGGCCGGCGCCCGGTGGGCCGCGCCCGCTTCCAGGGCCAGCTCAACCTCGATTGGCGCCCCGCGCCCGACCACCCCTGGTCGTTCGACGCCGGCCTGTTCCACAACTCCTCCACCATGGCGACGCTCAACAACCGCGTCTCCGTCCCCGCCGTCACCACGCTGGACGCCGGCGTCCGCTACCGCGCGAAACTGGGCACCCGCCCCGTCACGCTCCGCGTCCAGGCCCTCAACCTCACCAACCGCTTCGCCTGGGAGGTGATCGACGACGGCCTCTACGACGTGAACACGCCCCGCACCGTGCAGTTCTCGATTACAGCCGACATCTAA
- a CDS encoding type II toxin-antitoxin system RelE/ParE family toxin: MYIIERTVVFDGWLDGLKDRTAQKRVAMRLTRIESGLLGDWKTLGDGISELRIDHGPGYRIYFTRRDQRIIILLCGSDKGDQDRAIRQARQMAKDLDIPLMTSPRPQRPGTTE; this comes from the coding sequence ATGTATATCATTGAGCGCACCGTCGTCTTTGATGGGTGGCTCGATGGCCTGAAAGACCGGACGGCGCAAAAGCGGGTTGCCATGCGCCTGACGCGCATTGAATCGGGGCTTCTGGGCGACTGGAAAACACTCGGAGACGGCATCAGCGAACTGCGAATCGACCATGGCCCCGGATACCGGATTTACTTCACCCGGCGGGATCAACGGATCATCATCCTGTTGTGTGGCAGCGACAAGGGAGATCAGGATCGGGCGATCAGACAGGCAAGGCAAATGGCCAAAGACCTTGATATCCCTCTGATGACATCTCCCCGTCCCCAACGACCTGGAACAACGGAGTGA
- a CDS encoding addiction module antidote protein has protein sequence MTQLATTPFDAAKYITEPADVVDFLNDAFDSGHAPYIAKVLGIVARSEGMSKIADKTGVNRQALYTALSEQGNPTLETLLKVLSALGMKLKCEPDLAKAA, from the coding sequence ATGACCCAGCTTGCGACCACCCCATTCGACGCCGCCAAATATATCACCGAGCCCGCGGATGTGGTCGACTTCCTCAACGACGCGTTCGACAGCGGCCATGCCCCCTACATCGCCAAAGTGCTGGGCATCGTCGCGCGCAGCGAAGGCATGTCGAAAATCGCCGACAAGACCGGCGTCAACCGTCAGGCCCTCTACACCGCGCTCAGCGAGCAGGGCAATCCGACGCTGGAAACGCTCCTCAAGGTCCTGTCCGCCCTCGGCATGAAACTGAAATGCGAACCCGACCTGGCGAAAGCAGCATAG
- a CDS encoding GFA family protein: MMIEHQGSCHCGRVRLTLRSDPTEASECNCSICRRTAGLWHYCPPESASVNGDGIAYQQGDRALDLWHCPTCGCTTHWTPTDPTYPRMGINLRMFDPNLWRDLPRRLVDGAAYQSSGS; the protein is encoded by the coding sequence ATGATGATCGAGCACCAAGGCAGTTGCCATTGCGGGCGGGTCCGCCTCACCCTGCGCAGCGATCCGACCGAAGCCAGCGAATGCAATTGCTCGATCTGCCGCCGCACCGCCGGACTGTGGCACTATTGCCCGCCGGAATCGGCCTCGGTCAACGGAGACGGCATCGCCTACCAGCAGGGCGACCGCGCCCTCGACCTGTGGCACTGCCCGACCTGCGGCTGCACCACCCACTGGACCCCAACCGACCCCACCTACCCCCGCATGGGCATCAACCTCAGAATGTTCGATCCCAACCTGTGGCGCGACCTGCCCCGCCGCCTCGTCGATGGCGCCGCCTATCAAAGCTCAGGCAGTTAA
- the phhA gene encoding phenylalanine 4-monooxygenase, with amino-acid sequence MKPASDDWTVPQDWEAYRPEDHAVWDTLFARQCALLPGRVAPQFLAGLDVLRLSRPGIPDFAELSERLMARTGWQVVAVPGLVPEDVFFEHLANRRFVAGRFIRRRDQLDYLQEPDVFHDVFGHVPLLADPVFADYMQAYGEGGLRSIKFGMLDRLARLYWYTVEFGLIATEEGLRIYGAGIVSSFGETRYALESDVPERLPFELMRVMRTPYRIDDFQERYFVIPDFGTLLRATRDTDFAPVYGALRGLGDY; translated from the coding sequence GTGAAACCCGCGTCCGACGACTGGACGGTGCCGCAGGATTGGGAGGCCTACCGCCCGGAGGACCATGCGGTGTGGGACACGCTGTTCGCGCGGCAGTGCGCGCTGCTGCCCGGGCGGGTGGCGCCGCAGTTCCTGGCGGGGCTGGACGTGCTGCGGCTGTCCAGGCCCGGGATCCCGGATTTCGCCGAGCTTTCCGAGCGGCTGATGGCGCGGACGGGGTGGCAGGTGGTGGCGGTGCCGGGGCTGGTGCCGGAGGATGTGTTTTTCGAGCATCTGGCGAACCGGCGGTTCGTGGCGGGGCGGTTCATCCGGCGGCGGGACCAGCTAGATTACCTGCAGGAACCGGATGTGTTCCATGACGTGTTCGGGCATGTGCCGCTGCTGGCGGACCCGGTGTTCGCCGATTACATGCAGGCCTATGGCGAGGGCGGGTTGCGATCGATCAAGTTCGGGATGCTGGACCGGCTGGCGCGGCTGTATTGGTACACGGTGGAGTTCGGGCTGATCGCGACGGAAGAGGGCTTGCGGATCTATGGCGCGGGGATCGTGAGCAGTTTTGGGGAGACAAGGTATGCGCTGGAAAGTGACGTGCCGGAGCGGCTGCCGTTCGAGCTGATGCGGGTGATGCGGACGCCGTACCGGATCGATGATTTTCAGGAACGCTATTTCGTGATTCCGGATTTCGGGACGCTGTTGCGGGCGACAAGGGATACGGATTTCGCGCCGGTCTATGGGGCGCTGCGGGGGTTGGGGGATTATTGA